In Salmo trutta chromosome 37, fSalTru1.1, whole genome shotgun sequence, the following proteins share a genomic window:
- the LOC115176840 gene encoding uncharacterized protein LOC115176840 has translation MTEWLMQNKDKIEKAVELMGQASAILAATVGQLHPILEAVFLVSNAIFSNPEGEDARYLTNQFSMVNQKLVDIQAENNQIAVELEKISMNKQNFDREAKILSQHEKYQDFVNAKPESKKKKMEKFLSHYENTDADLNLDALYNELTGDNISGKPMLVSTEQWSRKAVEKFCASLKKLFVAGIIAVIGYASLKKGFMVDEIVKKWLERWDDVENRMKAVLDDYTVNLHKRAKKDMDDQLKEKPGSVDLDFTKSILKTLEEKYDWVSWSVRVFNDKERLFCFNCLVGKKYHGSEGGANYFEVMTKNNIKVMISFSVQPKPINEVQIQQEIEGQKLKRNMMDVAQVLSRSLPNYQVHAVSYYKVVVESNNFQKDCFYYGIHQKVHLYIHAV, from the coding sequence ATGACAGAATGGCTCATGCAGAACAAGGACAAGATCGAGAAGGCAGTGGAGCTCATGGGACAGGCCTCTGCGATTCTGGCAGCCACTGTGGGCCAGCTCCATCCCATCCTGGAGGCTGTATTCTTAGTATCCAATGCGATCTTCAGCAACCCAGAAGGAGAGGACGCCCGCTATCTGACTAATCAGTTCAGCATGGTCAACCAGAAACTGGTAGACATCCAGGCTGAAAACAACCAAATTGCTGTGGAGCTAGAGAAGATCTCCATGAATAAGCAGAACTTTGACCGTGAGGCTAAAATTCTCAGCCAGCATGAGAAGTACCAGGACTTTGTCAACGCCAAACCCGAGTCAAAAAAGAAGAAGATGGAGAAGTTCCTCAGCCATTATGAGAACACGGACGCAGACTTGAACCTGGACGCACTCTACAATGAGCTTACTGGGGACAATATCTCAGGTAAGCCCATGCTGGTTTCCACAGAACAATGGAGTAGAAAAGCAGTAGAAAAGTTCTGTGCCAGTCTTAAGAAGCTCTTTGTGGCGGGCATCATTGCTGTCATTGGTTACGCCAGCCTCAAGAAAGGGTTTATGGTGGATGAGATAGTGAAGAAGTGGCTGGAGCGTTGGGATGATGTTGAGAACCGCATGAAAGCAGTGTTGGATGATTACACTGTAAATTTACACAAAAGAGCCAAAAAGGATATGGACGACCAGCTTAAGGAGAAACCTGGCAGTGTTGACCTTGACTTCACTAAATCGATATTGAAAACCCTTGAAGAGAAATATGACTGGGTGAGCTGGTCTGTCAGGGTCTTCAATGACAAGGAGCGCCTTTTCTGTTTCAACTGCCTAGTTGGAAAGAAGTACCATGGAAGTGAGGGAGGAGCTAATTACTTTGAAGTGATGACCAAGAACAACATCAAAGTGATGATCTCTTTCAGTGTTCAGCCTAAGCCTATCAATGAGGTTCAGATCCAGCAAGAGATTGAGGGGCAGAAGCTGAAGAGGAACATGATGGATGTGGCTCAGGTCCTGAGCAGAAGTCTCCCCAACTACCAGGTGCATGCTGTCAGCTACTATAAAGTAGTGGTGGAGTCCAACAACTTCCAAAAGGATTGTTTCTACTATGGAATACACCAAAAAGTGCACCTATACATTCATGCTGTTTAG